The Deltaproteobacteria bacterium DNA segment CCGTTTTGACCGATGGACCGTACATGAAGTTGGCCCCACGAGCGTGGCAGGCTATTTCAGTAATGGCCTTCTGGGCAAAAGGAACGTTGACCCGGCCGTAACCGGTGCCCACTGTATATTGAATCCGTTTGATGTCCAGCTCAGTATCTTCCAAGGCCCAATACATGGCCCGATTGGCGCTGTCAGGGCTGTTCGATCCGGTACGCATATTCGAGTAGCAATAGAGTTCGCCGTCCACCATTACCACCGTCTGCGTACTGACCGAACCGACATCAACCCCTGCGGTGATAATATCGCCGTCCCTCCAGTCTTTATCAGGGGCCGTCCATCTTGATTCCGTCTATCGCCAATATTCTTCAGCCATCTTATTTCCCTCTCTTATTTGTTGAGACGACTATCTCCATAAAAACTATAACTACTTATTGATCAGCGGCTATCAGCGCCGCGCCCAAGGCCCCAACGAACTCGGGTTCCTCAGGTATGTTTATCTCCTGGCCCAGTTCCCGGTTGAGCGAATCAACAAATCCAACGTTTTTGGCCACTCCGCCGATCAAGACCACCTCAGACTCGATACCGACGCGGCGAACCATGGAGACGATCCGATCGGCAATGGCGTCATGAATGGCCCGGGCCATATCCGGCTTGGGGGTCTTGGCATGGATAAGAGTCACCAGCTCCGATTCGGCAAAGACAGCGCACTGAGCGTTCATGGGAACGGCCTGCGTAGCCTTCAAAGATAAAGGTCCCATCTCTTCAAGACTGACTTCCAGGGCCCTGGCCATGGCCTCAGTAAAGGCCCCGGACCCGGCCGCGCATTTCTCATTGATGGCGAAATCTACCACCTTTCCCTTCTCATTAACCCTGACCGCACGGCCCTCTTCGGCCCCCACGTCAATCACGATCCGCGCGGCCGGGAAGAGACAAACTCCGCCGCGAGCACCCGCTCCCACTTCAGTGGCCGTATCGTTCTTGAATTTGACTTCATTTTTTCCCGCACCGGTAGCTACAACATTTT contains these protein-coding regions:
- a CDS encoding CoA activase — its product is MITAGIDCGAKTVKVVILKDGQILGKSLVLAGIDAVEASEKAYAEAMDQAGFKWIDIENVVATGAGKNEVKFKNDTATEVGAGARGGVCLFPAARIVIDVGAEEGRAVRVNEKGKVVDFAINEKCAAGSGAFTEAMARALEVSLEEMGPLSLKATQAVPMNAQCAVFAESELVTLIHAKTPKPDMARAIHDAIADRIVSMVRRVGIESEVVLIGGVAKNVGFVDSLNRELGQEINIPEEPEFVGALGAALIAADQ